Proteins co-encoded in one Malus domestica chromosome 09, GDT2T_hap1 genomic window:
- the LOC108173996 gene encoding uncharacterized protein isoform X4 → MIGRTLSSLSRYTESLSQKLNQPNVIGGIGTPLPSSIFDKELRKEKNAENGSNEMKTDFVKMYSYAELGEKLRKLRPDGKGQNWFSLRELNKRLVKLREMEEKETQAAIGNVTFQDLRESLLKLQRSDQEKAKKSSIQRIDILSHIGRTPNFMLQPPKENLVEKYFHPDNMSSAEKLKLELAKVRDEFKMSESDCVSAQVQGQAFSKGSSSDGVAEEEVI, encoded by the exons ATGATAGGAAGGACCCTTTCGTCATTGTCGCGGTATACGGAGAGTTTGAGCCAGAAGCTGAACCAGCCGAATGTGATCGGAGGGATTGGCACTCCTTTACCATCGTCAATTTTCGATAAGGAGTTAAGAAAGGagaaaaatgcagaaaatggcTCGAATGAAATGAAGACGGATTTCGTGAAGATGTACAGTTATGCAGAGTTGGGggagaagttgaggaagttgaGGCCGGATGGGAAGGGGCAAAACTGGTTTTCATTGCGGGAGTTAAATAAGAGGCTGGTGAAGTTGAGGGAGATGGAAGAGAAGGAGACTCAGGCCGCCATTGGCAACGTTACATTCCAGGATTTACGAGAAAGCTTGTTGAAGTTGCAAAGGTCGGACCAGGAAAAGGCAAAGAAATCATCGA TCCAGAGAATTGATATCTTGTCACATATAGGTCGAACTCCAAACTTTATGCTGCAACCTCCAAAGGAAAATTTGGTCGAAAAG TATTTCCATCCAGATAACATGTCTTCTGCAGAAAAACTGAAGCTTGAGCTTGCCAAAGTTAGAGATGAGTTTAAAATGTCAGAGTCGGATTGTGTTTCTGCTCAAGTTCAAG
- the LOC108173996 gene encoding uncharacterized protein isoform X3 produces MIGRTLSSLSRYTESLSQKLNQPNVIGGIGTPLPSSIFDKELRKEKNAENGSNEMKTDFVKMYSYAELGEKLRKLRPDGKGQNWFSLRELNKRLVKLREMEEKETQAAIGNVTFQDLRESLLKLQRSDQEKAKKSSTVQRIDILSHIGRTPNFMLQPPKENLVEKYFHPDNMSSAEKLKLELAKVRDEFKMSESDCVSAQVQGQAFSKGSSSDGVAEEEVI; encoded by the exons ATGATAGGAAGGACCCTTTCGTCATTGTCGCGGTATACGGAGAGTTTGAGCCAGAAGCTGAACCAGCCGAATGTGATCGGAGGGATTGGCACTCCTTTACCATCGTCAATTTTCGATAAGGAGTTAAGAAAGGagaaaaatgcagaaaatggcTCGAATGAAATGAAGACGGATTTCGTGAAGATGTACAGTTATGCAGAGTTGGGggagaagttgaggaagttgaGGCCGGATGGGAAGGGGCAAAACTGGTTTTCATTGCGGGAGTTAAATAAGAGGCTGGTGAAGTTGAGGGAGATGGAAGAGAAGGAGACTCAGGCCGCCATTGGCAACGTTACATTCCAGGATTTACGAGAAAGCTTGTTGAAGTTGCAAAGGTCGGACCAGGAAAAGGCAAAGAAATCATCGA CAGTCCAGAGAATTGATATCTTGTCACATATAGGTCGAACTCCAAACTTTATGCTGCAACCTCCAAAGGAAAATTTGGTCGAAAAG TATTTCCATCCAGATAACATGTCTTCTGCAGAAAAACTGAAGCTTGAGCTTGCCAAAGTTAGAGATGAGTTTAAAATGTCAGAGTCGGATTGTGTTTCTGCTCAAGTTCAAG